A window from Chloroflexaceae bacterium encodes these proteins:
- a CDS encoding cyclic nucleotide-binding domain-containing protein — MNYRRGGFWTTLAARLSALNAPGELYGDLKRRLDAQAAPAATGVWTGLQSRTDRRYYRPRPVAGVTEETLVENGETVVALRSPAGEYVRLTSAEHVLWLAMDGEHTLEQLALLGFKRFGRLLPVLDLVESLRRGGFLDDPPADLYRGLQQRLEQRSLEGWGRRIAGALQAHPIPIEGIDALAGALYRRGGRLFFTRPFVVLLALLVLAGCSAFAVVAGTGRYAVIDAANAGWSLLALWGALLVSFVLHELAHALAVKHFGRRIPRGGVMIYYGMPAAFVDTSDMWLAGRRARIIVSLAGPLCDLLVGSTAALAAALLPAGAPGAAAYTLAVAAYLAALCNLNPLLELDGYHILSDWLGMPNLRREALRFISGPLWRKLRAGAPLAPTERVYALYGLFAAAYTTLAVALALVFWQAHLARILGALWAGGPLNRLVAVVIVAVVMVPLGLGLLLAAWWLIHVAAAWLARRGYGRSPAFVAAVLTIFVLALTALPLRFGRSAETALIAPLLWCAALAAQITLRNDYRRATLARALDAFLLVTALEILALSGGFLYPERALLWSFLQNAGFALLFFAGFIALLDVDLRLASPLELASSALLLVVAFLSGGFTIELARVARPAAPFALQVLVAAPVYCGAAALALLLPLIASMRASWLVWSWLLLWPGIAVQTAAYALELDPRLRAAPAGQSAAILAAGLWTAAWCSHVVALRQIGPQERLWPAAPAGSEAERLQRAFQYTYAGLYLMFHAYHGGRRARALDDRLDIVAATANWDVTLDRDEARIGATLAAAPLDVQGARYAEVLRYTVAAIEQLAGLTFARRSIQAAYDALPWPEREVADRRCFPHTPWARQLSRAFGDARAARLRLLRDVERFAACDDAELHALADALQRRHVRAGTRLMVNGQPVAGQWIIEAGEVVVREQGRVVAELHRGAIFGAEDDEARASSREYRASVDSVVLFVSNADLRRIAPRTNPDQGPAMIVRALERTPFFQALPRAVLRQLAAQARALRVPARTLIVRQGQTQQHLFVIVSGQVAMVRRDDGAAPRLIARLGPTELFGDVELMRGGPATASVVAASPVDLVAVPHTALAALLR, encoded by the coding sequence ATGAATTACCGGCGCGGAGGTTTCTGGACGACCCTGGCAGCGCGCCTCAGCGCGCTCAATGCTCCAGGCGAGCTGTATGGCGACCTGAAGCGGCGTCTGGACGCACAGGCGGCGCCGGCCGCGACGGGCGTCTGGACGGGGCTGCAATCGCGCACCGACCGGCGCTACTACCGCCCTCGTCCGGTTGCGGGCGTAACCGAGGAAACCCTGGTCGAGAACGGCGAGACCGTTGTCGCCCTGCGCAGCCCTGCGGGCGAGTATGTGCGTCTGACCAGCGCCGAGCACGTTCTCTGGTTGGCAATGGATGGCGAGCATACCCTGGAGCAACTGGCGTTGCTGGGCTTCAAGCGCTTCGGGCGCCTGCTGCCGGTGCTGGATCTGGTTGAGAGCCTGCGCCGCGGCGGCTTTCTCGACGATCCGCCAGCGGACCTCTACCGTGGGCTGCAGCAGCGTCTCGAACAGCGCAGTCTCGAGGGCTGGGGCCGTCGCATCGCCGGCGCCCTGCAAGCGCACCCGATCCCCATCGAGGGGATTGATGCGCTGGCGGGCGCGCTCTACCGCCGCGGCGGCCGGCTGTTCTTCACCCGCCCATTTGTCGTCCTGCTGGCGCTCCTGGTCCTGGCCGGGTGCAGCGCCTTTGCCGTAGTGGCCGGCACGGGACGCTACGCGGTGATTGACGCCGCCAATGCGGGGTGGAGCCTGCTGGCCCTCTGGGGGGCGCTGCTGGTATCCTTTGTGCTGCACGAACTGGCCCATGCGCTGGCAGTAAAGCATTTCGGGCGGCGCATTCCGCGCGGCGGCGTGATGATCTACTATGGCATGCCCGCAGCCTTTGTGGACACGAGCGACATGTGGCTGGCCGGGCGCCGCGCGCGCATCATCGTCTCGCTGGCGGGGCCGCTCTGCGACCTGCTGGTAGGCTCGACGGCGGCCCTGGCAGCGGCGTTGCTGCCCGCAGGCGCTCCGGGCGCGGCGGCCTACACCCTGGCGGTGGCGGCCTACCTGGCGGCGTTGTGCAACCTCAACCCGCTGCTGGAGCTGGACGGCTACCACATCCTCAGCGACTGGCTGGGGATGCCCAACCTGCGCCGCGAGGCCCTGAGGTTCATCAGCGGCCCCCTGTGGCGGAAACTGCGCGCTGGCGCGCCCCTGGCCCCGACGGAGCGGGTCTACGCCCTCTACGGTCTGTTCGCGGCGGCCTATACCACCCTGGCGGTGGCGCTGGCCCTGGTGTTCTGGCAGGCGCATCTGGCGCGCATCCTTGGAGCGCTGTGGGCCGGCGGGCCGCTCAATCGCCTGGTGGCGGTTGTCATCGTGGCGGTGGTGATGGTTCCCCTGGGCCTGGGCCTGCTGCTGGCGGCGTGGTGGCTCATCCATGTTGCTGCCGCCTGGCTGGCGCGGCGTGGCTACGGGCGCAGCCCGGCCTTCGTCGCCGCCGTGCTAACCATCTTTGTTCTGGCCCTTACCGCGTTGCCCCTGCGCTTCGGGCGCAGCGCCGAGACGGCTCTGATCGCCCCGCTGCTCTGGTGCGCGGCCCTGGCGGCCCAGATCACCCTGCGCAACGACTACCGCCGCGCCACCCTGGCCCGCGCCCTCGACGCATTTCTGCTGGTTACGGCCCTCGAAATCCTCGCGCTGAGCGGCGGCTTCCTCTATCCAGAACGGGCCTTGCTCTGGTCGTTCCTCCAGAACGCCGGCTTCGCTCTGCTCTTCTTCGCCGGCTTCATCGCTCTGCTCGATGTGGACCTGCGCCTGGCCTCGCCCCTGGAACTGGCCAGCAGCGCCCTGCTCCTGGTCGTGGCCTTTCTCAGCGGCGGCTTCACCATCGAGCTGGCGCGGGTGGCCCGGCCTGCTGCTCCCTTCGCGCTGCAGGTGCTCGTCGCGGCGCCGGTGTACTGTGGCGCGGCCGCACTGGCGTTGCTGTTGCCGCTCATCGCCAGTATGCGCGCCTCGTGGCTGGTGTGGAGCTGGTTGCTGCTCTGGCCGGGCATTGCCGTCCAGACGGCGGCCTATGCGCTGGAGCTTGACCCGCGGCTGCGCGCCGCTCCGGCAGGACAAAGCGCCGCCATTCTGGCCGCGGGACTGTGGACGGCGGCCTGGTGCTCGCACGTGGTCGCTCTGCGGCAGATCGGCCCGCAGGAGCGGCTGTGGCCCGCAGCTCCCGCGGGCAGCGAGGCCGAACGGCTACAACGCGCCTTTCAATACACGTATGCCGGGCTGTACCTGATGTTCCACGCCTACCATGGCGGGCGACGCGCCCGCGCCCTCGATGACCGCCTGGACATCGTGGCGGCAACCGCCAACTGGGACGTCACCCTTGACCGTGACGAGGCCCGCATCGGGGCGACCCTCGCCGCGGCGCCTCTCGATGTGCAGGGCGCGCGCTATGCCGAGGTCCTGCGCTACACGGTAGCGGCCATCGAACAGCTTGCCGGCCTCACCTTCGCCCGTCGCAGCATCCAGGCCGCCTACGACGCCCTGCCGTGGCCCGAACGCGAGGTGGCCGACCGGCGCTGCTTTCCGCACACGCCCTGGGCGCGGCAGCTTTCGCGGGCCTTTGGCGATGCCCGGGCCGCGCGCCTGCGCCTGTTGCGTGACGTCGAACGCTTCGCCGCCTGCGATGACGCCGAACTGCACGCCCTCGCCGACGCTCTGCAACGGCGCCACGTCCGCGCCGGTACGCGCCTCATGGTCAACGGGCAGCCGGTAGCGGGCCAGTGGATCATCGAAGCGGGCGAAGTGGTGGTGCGCGAGCAGGGCCGCGTAGTGGCCGAACTGCACCGCGGCGCAATCTTTGGCGCTGAAGATGACGAGGCGCGCGCCTCCTCTCGCGAGTACCGCGCCAGCGTTGACAGCGTAGTGCTCTTCGTGAGCAACGCCGATCTGCGGCGAATCGCACCGCGCACCAATCCTGACCAGGGTCCTGCGATGATCGTGCGCGCCCTGGAACGCACGCCCTTTTTCCAGGCCCTGCCCCGGGCTGTCCTGCGCCAGCTCGCTGCCCAGGCTCGAGCGCTGCGTGTCCCGGCGCGCACGTTAATCGTCCGTCAGGGGCAGACTCAGCAGCATCTGTTCGTCATCGTTAGCGGGCAGGTCGCCATGGTGCGCCGCGACGACGGTGCCGCGCCGCGGCTCATTGCGCGCCTGGGGCCGACCGAGCTATTCGGTGATGTTGAACTCATGCGTGGTGGCCCGGCCACTGCCAGCGTGGTCGCCGCCAGCCCGGTAGACCTGGTTGCGGTTCCTCACACGGCGCTCGCCGCGCTGCTCAGGTGA
- the ftsY gene encoding signal recognition particle-docking protein FtsY, protein MFKRLFGRRQDAPRTEEEAQREEEQVAQSLEKSRQGVFGRIAQLFQSDDPITDELWDELEEALIQGDVGLETTQYLVNRTIDRVNRYGTKRAREARDMLKAEMVRVFQEQVKPPPAITPRPYVVLVVGVNGAGKTTLIAKLAHRYKNRFGKRVLLAAGDTFRAAATEQLETWAERAGVPCVSLGQGADAAAVVYKAIDAALEQDIDVLIIDTAGRLHAKYNLMQELEKIRNIIARKLPDAPHEVILVIDATTGQNGVLQAKAFLKSAGVTDVAVTKMDGTAKGGIAFAIAQDIQRPIRYLGTGEKLDDLALFDAQAFVDALFAENHR, encoded by the coding sequence ATGTTCAAACGACTCTTCGGGCGTCGCCAGGATGCCCCCCGCACCGAAGAAGAGGCCCAGCGCGAGGAAGAGCAGGTTGCTCAGAGTCTGGAGAAGTCGCGCCAGGGCGTGTTTGGGCGCATCGCGCAGTTGTTTCAGAGCGATGACCCCATCACCGATGAACTCTGGGACGAACTGGAAGAGGCGCTGATCCAGGGCGACGTGGGTCTGGAGACGACGCAATACCTGGTGAACCGGACGATTGACCGGGTAAACCGCTACGGCACGAAGCGCGCCCGCGAGGCGCGCGATATGCTCAAGGCGGAGATGGTGCGCGTGTTTCAGGAGCAGGTGAAACCGCCGCCCGCCATCACGCCCAGACCGTATGTGGTGCTGGTGGTAGGAGTGAATGGCGCGGGTAAAACCACCCTGATCGCCAAACTGGCCCATCGGTACAAGAACCGCTTCGGCAAGCGCGTTTTGTTGGCGGCGGGCGACACCTTCCGCGCCGCCGCCACCGAGCAGCTTGAGACGTGGGCCGAGCGTGCCGGCGTGCCCTGCGTCAGCCTCGGTCAGGGCGCCGACGCAGCAGCGGTGGTCTACAAGGCGATTGATGCCGCCCTGGAGCAGGACATAGACGTGTTGATCATTGACACTGCCGGCAGACTCCATGCCAAGTACAATCTGATGCAGGAACTGGAGAAGATCCGTAACATTATCGCCCGCAAGCTGCCCGACGCGCCCCATGAGGTCATTCTGGTGATTGACGCCACCACCGGGCAGAATGGGGTGCTGCAGGCCAAGGCCTTTCTCAAGTCGGCGGGGGTGACCGACGTAGCCGTTACCAAGATGGACGGAACCGCCAAGGGGGGCATCGCCTTCGCCATCGCCCAGGACATTCAGCGGCCCATTCGCTACCTGGGCACTGGCGAGAAGCTCGACGACCTGGCGCTGTTCGATGCGCAGGCCTTTGTTGACGCGCTGTTTGCTGAGAACCATCGCTGA